From a region of the Vanrija pseudolonga chromosome 2, complete sequence genome:
- the SPBC460.04c_0 gene encoding Putative alpha-ketoglutarate-dependent sulfonate dioxygenase: MAPIAVDTPPAQSSFEDISALKAQLEEVAKTNPGLILPPDNTIRRYAKAGIDLSNGYPYYPPKPDFVQDVTKIREEARDGRTYVDPGTRADKEKKALFGAAKEVNDLTTHIGTEIVGLQLKDLTDQQKDELALLVAERSIVFFRDQDLSPQAQQSLGVYLGDGEIERHPQVAQVPGLGGGITLIWADGRKDNGAQRAQRNWRRPYPANHLSFGWHTDLVHEPYPPGYTHLHQDTVPKVGGDTLWASGYAAYDKLSPAFKKLLDGLNGVYKSAHQYKDENDPEGGLKNVLRVHPLVRTHPVTGWKSLWVNRQHTVGIEGFDKSESDALLNYLHDIFERSTDIQVRWHWTPGTSAIWDNRTTIHTVSYDHEGERHGTRVSSLAEKPYYDPKSVSRAEALQIDGFLNGKDLPFRY; this comes from the exons ATGGCCCCCATCGCAGTCgacaccccgcccgcccagtcgTCCTTCGAGGACATCTCGGCCCTCAAGGCCCAGCTTGAGGAAGTCGCCAAGACCAACCCCGGACTCATCCTCCCGCCCGACAACACGATCAGGCGCTACGCCAAGGCCGGCATCGACCTCTCCAACGGCTACCCATACTAcccgcccaagcccgacTTTGTGCAGGACGTGACCAAGAtccgcgaggaggcgcgcgacggccgcacCTACGTCGACCCAGGCACACGTGcggacaaggagaagaaggcgctcttcggcgccgccaaggaggtcaaCGACCTCACCACCCACATCGGT ACCGAGATTGTCGGCCtccagctcaaggacctcacCGACCAGCagaaggacgagctcgcgctcctcgtcgccgagcgctcGATCGTGTTCTTCCGTGACCAGGACCTGTCTCCCCAGGCCCAGCAGAGCCTCGGGGtctacctcggcgacggcgagatcGAGCGTCACCCCCAGGTCGCGCAGGTgcccggcctcggcggcggcatcacACTCATCTGGGCCGACGGGCGCAAGGACAATGGCGCGCAGAGGGCGCAGCGTAACTGGCGCCGTCCATACCCCGCCAACCACCTCAGCTTTGGCTGGCacaccgacctcgtccacgagCCCTACCCTCCCGGATACACCCACCTGCACCAGGACACGGTGCccaaggtcggcggcgacacccTCTGGGCGAGCGGCTACGCGGCGTACGACAAGCTGTCGCCTGCGTTCAAGAAGCTCCTTGACGGACTCAA CGGCGTGTACAAGTCGGCCCACCAGTACAAGGACGAGAACGACCCCGAGGGCGGCCTGAAGAACGTGCTCCGCGTCCACCCGCTCGTCCGCACCCACCCCGTGACCGGCTGGAAGTCGCTCTGGGTCAACCGCCAGCACACGGTCGGCATCGAGGGCTTTGACaagtccgagtcggacgcaCTCCTCAACTATCTCCACGACATCTTCGAGCGCTCCACCGACATCCAGGTGCGCTGGCACTGGACCCCGGGAACCTCGGCCATCTGGGACAACCGGACCACGATCCACACCGTGTCG TACGACCACGAGGGTGAGCGTCACGGCacgcgcgtgtcgtcgctggccgaGAAGCCCTACTACGACCCCAAGAGCGTcagccgcgccgaggcgctccagATTGACGGGTTCTTGAACGGCAAGGACCTGCCTTTCAGGTACTAG